DNA sequence from the Phaeobacter sp. G2 genome:
ATACTCGTTGTAGAACTTCGAGATATTGCGAACGTAGCCTTGGGTCTCGGCAAAGGGCGGCACGCCGCCATATTCGATCACCCGGCCGGGGCCTGCGTTATAGGCCGCAAGTGCATGGGGGATGTTGCCGAAGCGGTTCAATTGCGTGGTGATGTAGCGGGCGCCACCGCGGAGGTTGTCCTTCACATCATAGCGGTCGACGCCGAGGTCAGACGCGGTGCCGGGCATGAGCTGGGTCAGACCATAGGCCCCGACCGGACTTTGTGCGGCGACATTGAAGCGGCTTTCCTGCTTGATCAGCGCCTGGAAGAGGCAGCGCCACTGAGTGGCCGAGAGACCTGCGCGGGACACACCGGGGGCGCCTGCGAATTCGCCCGCGACCTCGACGATCATCATCTCGACGGTCTCGCGGCCCTCGCCGAAAAGGCGGCTGTTCATCGGGCTCGGATCGGTATTGGGATAGACCGCCGCCACCCCGAAATCCGCATTGCCCTCGAGCGCGCGGATATCGAAGCCGGGACCGGTGATCGCCGCAGTCATCTCCTCGAGGACGCGCAACTGGTCGGCCTGGACATCAGCGAGCGTCGTCTCCGTGCGATCCTTGTCCTGCTGGACACCCAGATCCTCGGCCAGTGCCGTCACCCGCGCGATGGCACGACCGATCGCGGAATTATCCTGCGTCGGCACGCCCTGGGCGAGCGCGGGCAGGGCACCAAGACCGAGGCAGAGCCCGGCGGATATGATCGCCGCGCGCCTCATTCCGGACGGGGCAGGGGTTCGAAGCTGCAGTCGGGTTTGGCCGTCTCCTGAACCGGTGCGCCCATGGTCGAGAAGGAAAGCGCGGATCGCGTCACCTGCGGCTCGCCATTGCGTCCGAAGCAGGGCGAGGTTTTCTCGGTGTATTTCTCGCACGCGGCCAGAAGGCTCGCGGCGGCGCAAAGCGCGACAAGGGGTTTCGAACTCATATCACATGTCTCCAGAAATCGGGGTTGGCGCGCCAATCGGCGGGCACACGGGCCTCGCCGGTGGCGCCGCCGCCAAGGATGGGAAGGAGGTTGCCGAGCGCGGAGAGATCGGCATCGATGAAGACGCTGTCGCCCGCCGAGCGCACGAGCGCGATGCGCTGGCCAATGGTCGGCTGCACGAGGAGTGCCGCCTCCTTGGCATTCACGCGCAGGAAGTCGTAATCGGAGACCGTGGCGCGGTCGTTCGGGAAGAGGATCTGAGTTGGCACTGTTTCGACGATGGTCTTGCCGACGCGGCTGTCGCGCAATTGGCTCGGGTATTGCGTCATCATGATCACGACGCAGTTCATCTTCCTGAGCGTCACCAGCCAGTTTTCCAGCCGCGCCCCGAAGTAGGGATCGTCCAAGAGCTTCCAGGCCTCGTCGAGCACGATGATGGTGGGGCGGCGATCCTCGACCACGCGTTCGATCTGGCGGAAGATGTAGGAGAGCACCGCCATCCGCTCGGTGGTCATATCGAGGATCTCGGTCATGTCGAAGCCGATGATGTCGGAGGCCAGTTCAAGCCCGGCACCCTGTTCCGGCTCATCGAAGACCCATCCGTAGCGGCCGCCTGGGGCCCATTCGGCGACGCGGGACTGTAGCTCGCCATCGTCATCGAGCGACTGGAACAGGGTCTCGAAACTCGTGAAGCGCCGGAGCGAGCCCTCGGCATGGGCATTTTGCGAGACCGCGCTCTGGATATGGCGGGATTGCTCGCCGGTCAGGGTTCCGCCCCGGGAAAGAAGGGTCGCCAGCCAATCCGAGAGCCAGGCGCGGCCACGTTCGTCGATTTCGGTATCGAGGGGGTTCAAGCCCGTGGGCACACCGGCTCGGATTTCGTTATAGCGACCGCCAAGGGCGCGGACGGCCATCTCAAGACCGCGATCTTTGTCGAAGAAAAAGAGCCGCGCACCGACCCGCTGCGCTTGGGCTGCGAGGAAAGCAGTGGTCAGTGTCTTGCCGGTGCCAGTGCGCCCCAGCACAAGGGTATGGCCAACGGTTGGTTCCTTGCCGGGGCTGCCCGTCTCGTGGAAATTGAAGCGATAGCCCGAGGTGCCGACCGTGGGCAGGACCGAGATCGTCTGGCCCCAGGGCGACTGGTCCGGGCCACGCCCTTCGACGCTGCCATGCAGGGCTGCGAAGTCGGCGAAGTTGATCGAGGAGATCGGCGTCTTGCGCGCACGGTAGCCGAAGTTGCCGGGCGACTGCGCGAAGTAGGTGGCTTTCAGCGCCATGTTCTCGCGCACGATCACCGACATGATCTCCTGGCCGACGCGTTTGATCTGGGCGGCGGCGCGTTCCAGCGTGTCGCGGTCCGGCGCGTAGACCGCGATGGAGAGGTGATGGTCGCCAAAGGCGATACGCCCCGCCTCCTGGTCATCGGCGGCCTGGCCGAGCTGTTCCCGCAGGGAGACAGCGGCATCGTCGGAGGCATGCATCTGGCGGATGATCCGCTGGATGCGTTCGGCCATGATGTTGTTCGGGATCGGGCTGAAGGAGTTCGTCAGCACGATGTCGAGCGGCAGGTCGAGCGCGTCGAGGAGCGTGACATCCGTGAGGGCCGGATAGGTCTTCATCGAAAAGAGCGCGCCATATTTGACCTGACCGGTCACGGCATCGGTCAGGGTGACGACGTCGCCATCAAAGGTGGCGC
Encoded proteins:
- a CDS encoding lytic transglycosylase domain-containing protein is translated as MRRAAIISAGLCLGLGALPALAQGVPTQDNSAIGRAIARVTALAEDLGVQQDKDRTETTLADVQADQLRVLEEMTAAITGPGFDIRALEGNADFGVAAVYPNTDPSPMNSRLFGEGRETVEMMIVEVAGEFAGAPGVSRAGLSATQWRCLFQALIKQESRFNVAAQSPVGAYGLTQLMPGTASDLGVDRYDVKDNLRGGARYITTQLNRFGNIPHALAAYNAGPGRVIEYGGVPPFAETQGYVRNISKFYNEYLAVVGGADALGTLSPSDFALAEYASISEAAVYYAADSSATTEQVINRLRAIILQIDAQPNAKAAWELNTYAKAEIGRILNLRVRLMAANQQREAAYAQHLVADRLAERDFMQMGVPE
- a CDS encoding type IV secretion system protein B4 — translated: MARDAGTLSTFGAALHQAGGGEFARESYLAEHLPYFGLTDDDVMVLREGDLLATLRLDGLNPMTSEDARLDALKRAVAAIVAQTGNAFGFYIHRISVPQDLGMRPIEGDSFAAAIDARWQSHVKDLRPAKRQLYLSVIRRPDISARIPLLRALARKAWVKDRATRMQELNEVMGFFEVALSSANPVRLTKSGGEWLGYLNTLNAGSFSPIAYGQSALPLSHTLSNCRATFDGDVVTLTDAVTGQVKYGALFSMKTYPALTDVTLLDALDLPLDIVLTNSFSPIPNNIMAERIQRIIRQMHASDDAAVSLREQLGQAADDQEAGRIAFGDHHLSIAVYAPDRDTLERAAAQIKRVGQEIMSVIVRENMALKATYFAQSPGNFGYRARKTPISSINFADFAALHGSVEGRGPDQSPWGQTISVLPTVGTSGYRFNFHETGSPGKEPTVGHTLVLGRTGTGKTLTTAFLAAQAQRVGARLFFFDKDRGLEMAVRALGGRYNEIRAGVPTGLNPLDTEIDERGRAWLSDWLATLLSRGGTLTGEQSRHIQSAVSQNAHAEGSLRRFTSFETLFQSLDDDGELQSRVAEWAPGGRYGWVFDEPEQGAGLELASDIIGFDMTEILDMTTERMAVLSYIFRQIERVVEDRRPTIIVLDEAWKLLDDPYFGARLENWLVTLRKMNCVVIMMTQYPSQLRDSRVGKTIVETVPTQILFPNDRATVSDYDFLRVNAKEAALLVQPTIGQRIALVRSAGDSVFIDADLSALGNLLPILGGGATGEARVPADWRANPDFWRHVI